A window from Solanum stenotomum isolate F172 chromosome 5, ASM1918654v1, whole genome shotgun sequence encodes these proteins:
- the LOC125866378 gene encoding geraniol 8-hydroxylase-like encodes MDNYTLVLGSTLALSFFYIIIAKICNRGNKKFPPGPSPWPIIGNFHLLGTKPHRSLVNLAQIYGPIMSLKIGQKTLVVISSSTMAKQVLQKQDLAFSTRFITNALQAHNHCKFSVACLPVCPQWRTLRKILNTNIFSSNRLDVNEHLRSQKVKELIAYCAKCSQQGKALDICQVVFKTNFNLMCNTLFSKDLADPFSDSKVELKDMIWGIMEEAGKINLADYFPILEKFDLQKIMYRTNIHFGKLFKLLGDLINERLEEKQSSHGEKNDVLEVLLNLSAENPKEIDHNHIKSLLLDLFSGGTDSPTTTLEWAMAEILRQPEIMKKVQVELAEIVGKGKPVEESNIPKLPYLQFIVKETLRLHPPTPFLIPRKVEQDVEMCNYIISKGSLVLVNVWAIGRDPTFWKDPLVFKPERFQSLEVDMRGQDFELIPFGAGRRICPGLPLALRLVPIMLGSLLNSFNWKLEANIEPKDLDMEETFSFISSKAHPLRVIPSPL; translated from the exons ATGGATAACTATACACTTGTGCTTGGATCAACTTTGGCCTTGAGctttttttacattattataGCAAAAATATGCAATAGAGGCAACAAAAAGTTTCCACCAGGTCCATCACCATGGCCAAttattggaaattttcatttgttAGGTACAAAACCTCATAGATCACTAGTCAATCTTGCACAAATATATGGTCCAATTATGAGTTTAAAAATAGGACAAAAAACACTAGTGGTCATTTCTTCATCAACCATGGCAAAACAAGTCCTTCAAAAGCAAGACTTAGCCTTTTCCACTAGATTTATCACTAATGCCCTCCAAGCACATAACCATTGCAAATTTTCTGTGGCATGTCTTCCTGTTTGTCCTCAATGGCGAACGCTTCGGAAAATCTTGAACACAAATATCTTCTCATCCAATAGGCTTGATGTGAATGAACATCTAAGGTCTCAAAAGGTGAAAGAGTTGATTGCTTATTGTGCAAAATGTAGTCAACAAGGTAAAGCTTTGGATATATGTCAAGTTGTTTTCAAGACTAATTTCAATTTGATGTGCAACACCCTTTTCTCCAAGGACTTGGCTGACCCCTTTTCGGATTCAAAG GTTGAGTTGAAGGATATGATTTGGGGCATCATGGAAGAGGCTGGGAAGATTAACCTAGCGGATTATTTCCCTATACTTGAAAAGTTTGatcttcaaaaaataatgtatcGCACAAATATCCATTTTGGTAAGTTGTTTAAACTTTTAGGTGATTTGATCAATGAACGATTAGAGGAAAAACAAAGCAGCCACGGTGAAAAGAATGATGTTTTGGAAGTATTACTCAACCTCAGTGCAGAAAATCCCAAAGAGATAGATCACAATCATATAAAATCACTGCTCCTG GACTTATTTTCTGGTGGTACTGATTCACCAACAACCACATTAGAATGGGCAATGGCAGAAATACTAAGACAACCAGAAATTATGAAGAAAGTCCAAGTTGAGCTTGCAGAAATCGTTGGAAAAGGAAAACCAGTAGAAGAATCAAATATTCCTAAACTCCCTTACTTGCAATTCATTGTCAAAGAAACCTTGAGATTGCACCCACCAACTCCATTTTTAATACCCCGAAAAGTTGAGCAAGATGTTGAAATGTGTAACTATATCATCTCGAAGGGCTCACTAGTACTAGTTAATGTGTGGGCGATTGGCCGAGATCCTACTTTTTGGAAGGATCCTTTGGTATTTAAACCCGAGAGATTCCAAAGTTTAGAAGTGGATATGCGAGGGCAAGATTTTGAATTGATTCCTTTTGGTGCTGGTCGAAGAATATGTCCTGGTTTACCATTGGCATTGAGATTAGTCCCAATAATGTTGGGTTCACTCTTGAATTCCTTCAATTGGAAACTTGAAGCAAACATTGAGCCAAAAGACTTAGACATGGAGGAAACATTTAGTTTCATCTCATCCAAAGCTCATCCTTTGCGAGTTATCCCATCTCCTCTTTGa